Proteins found in one Luteimonas chenhongjianii genomic segment:
- a CDS encoding glutamine amidotransferase, giving the protein MSSKRPFLIIETGQPLPSMRRYGGFPHWIRVAAGLPEREAVVVDVESGAELPDAGGFAGVIVTGSGAMVTDRAEWSERSAAWLRDAAHAGAPLFGICYGHQLLAHALGGEVGPNPRGREMGTFEIETTAAAADDPLFAGAGPRFLAQTSHLQGVLRLPEGATLLARSSLEPNHAFRWGERVWGVQFHPEFSATHMRGYIRGRSGPLYQEGLDPVALVAGVRAAPEARAVLQRFVRVARTFVPD; this is encoded by the coding sequence ATGTCGTCCAAGCGACCGTTCCTGATCATCGAAACCGGCCAGCCGCTGCCGTCGATGCGCCGCTACGGCGGGTTTCCGCACTGGATCCGCGTTGCCGCGGGCCTGCCGGAGCGCGAGGCGGTGGTGGTCGACGTCGAAAGCGGCGCTGAGCTGCCGGACGCCGGCGGCTTTGCCGGCGTCATCGTCACCGGCTCCGGGGCGATGGTCACCGACCGCGCCGAGTGGAGCGAACGCAGCGCCGCCTGGTTGCGCGACGCGGCGCACGCCGGCGCGCCGCTGTTTGGCATCTGCTATGGCCACCAGCTCCTCGCGCACGCGCTCGGCGGCGAGGTCGGCCCGAATCCGCGCGGCCGCGAGATGGGCACCTTCGAGATCGAAACCACGGCTGCGGCGGCCGACGATCCCCTGTTCGCCGGTGCCGGCCCGCGGTTTCTCGCCCAGACCTCGCATCTGCAGGGTGTGCTGCGCCTGCCGGAAGGGGCGACCCTGCTCGCGCGATCGTCGCTCGAACCGAACCATGCTTTCCGCTGGGGCGAGCGCGTCTGGGGGGTGCAGTTCCATCCCGAGTTCAGCGCGACCCACATGCGCGGCTATATCCGGGGGCGGAGCGGACCGCTCTACCAGGAAGGTCTCGATCCGGTGGCGCTGGTCGCCGGCGTGCGCGCGGCGCCCGAGGCGCGTGCGGTATTGCAGCGGTTCGTGCGGGTGGCGCGCACGTTCGTGCCTGATTGA
- a CDS encoding GspE/PulE family protein, whose translation MLAPVDAERARVGGRNTRALDAVHPLVVLANLKLPSARRPGQELGLEALTEWLAQATGHVYLRIDPTRIAVGDVTDLFSHAYARRHRILPVDVTPDRARIATSEPLALDWLPDIQRLLRREIDLVVANPLDLHRYTMEFFGVTRSIRGAKDGRETSSSAPTFEQLVELGRSGDVNADDHHIVHIVDWLLQYAYEQRASDIHLEPRRDVGRVRFRIDGVLHKVFEMPPPVMTAAVSRIKVLGRMDLAERRRPQDGRIKTRSPGGREVEMRLSTMPTAFGEKVVMRIFDPDTAFKPIEKLGFDAGEAAAWEDLVQRPHGIVLVTGPTGSGKTTTLYSTLKKLASDDVNVCTVEDPIEMVSTELNQMQVHNAIDLTFAQGVRTLLRQDPDIIMIGEIRDLDTAQMAVQASLTGHLVLSTLHTNDAPSAITRLLDLGLPHYLIASTLNGVLAQRLVRTLCTHCKQPAAVDPEGWRALLGPDSTVPPPATACGPVGCLECRNTGYFGRVGIYELMPVTPSLRAKIVPDMALSGFSRTAVGEGLRTLRMAGAEKIAQGVTTVEEVMAVLPPRE comes from the coding sequence ATGCTCGCGCCCGTTGATGCGGAACGCGCACGCGTGGGTGGCCGCAACACACGCGCCCTCGACGCGGTGCACCCGCTGGTGGTGCTGGCGAACCTCAAGCTGCCCTCGGCGCGCCGCCCCGGCCAGGAGCTCGGTCTGGAAGCGTTGACCGAATGGCTGGCGCAGGCCACCGGTCACGTCTATCTGCGCATCGATCCGACCAGGATCGCCGTCGGCGACGTGACCGACCTGTTCTCGCACGCCTATGCCAGGCGTCACCGCATCCTGCCGGTCGACGTCACGCCCGACCGTGCCCGCATCGCGACGAGCGAGCCGCTCGCGCTGGACTGGCTGCCCGATATCCAGCGCCTGCTGCGGCGCGAGATCGACCTGGTGGTGGCCAACCCGCTGGACCTGCATCGCTACACGATGGAGTTCTTCGGCGTCACCCGGTCGATCCGCGGTGCCAAGGACGGTCGCGAGACCAGCAGCAGTGCGCCGACGTTCGAGCAGCTGGTCGAGCTCGGCCGTTCGGGCGACGTCAATGCCGACGACCACCACATCGTCCACATCGTCGACTGGCTGCTGCAATACGCCTACGAGCAGCGCGCATCCGACATCCATCTCGAACCGCGGCGCGACGTCGGCCGCGTGCGCTTCCGCATCGACGGCGTGCTGCACAAGGTGTTCGAGATGCCGCCGCCGGTGATGACCGCGGCGGTGAGTCGCATCAAGGTGCTGGGGCGCATGGATCTGGCCGAGCGCCGGCGCCCGCAGGACGGCCGCATCAAGACCCGCTCGCCCGGCGGCCGCGAGGTCGAGATGCGCCTGTCGACGATGCCCACCGCCTTCGGCGAGAAGGTGGTGATGCGCATCTTCGATCCGGATACCGCGTTCAAGCCGATCGAGAAGCTCGGCTTCGATGCAGGCGAGGCCGCAGCCTGGGAAGATCTGGTGCAGCGACCACACGGCATCGTGCTGGTCACCGGGCCCACGGGCTCGGGCAAGACCACGACGCTGTACTCGACGCTGAAGAAGCTCGCCTCCGACGACGTCAACGTCTGCACCGTCGAGGACCCGATCGAAATGGTCTCGACCGAGCTCAACCAGATGCAGGTGCACAACGCGATCGACCTGACCTTCGCCCAGGGCGTGCGCACGCTGCTGCGACAGGATCCCGACATCATCATGATCGGCGAGATCCGCGATCTCGACACCGCGCAGATGGCGGTGCAGGCCTCGCTGACCGGGCATCTGGTGCTCTCGACGCTGCACACCAACGACGCGCCCTCGGCGATCACCCGGTTGCTCGACCTGGGACTGCCGCATTACCTCATCGCATCCACGCTCAACGGCGTCCTCGCCCAGCGCCTGGTGCGCACGCTGTGCACCCACTGCAAGCAGCCCGCGGCGGTCGATCCGGAAGGCTGGCGCGCGCTGCTCGGCCCGGACAGTACCGTGCCGCCGCCGGCGACCGCATGTGGGCCGGTCGGCTGCCTGGAATGCCGCAACACCGGGTATTTCGGTCGCGTGGGCATCTACGAGCTGATGCCGGTGACGCCGTCGCTGCGCGCGAAGATCGTGCCGGACATGGCCTTGTCGGGCTTCAGCCGGACCGCGGTCGGTGAAGGCCTGCGAACCTTGCGCATGGCCGGGGCGGAGAAGATCGCGCAGGGTGTGACCACGGTGGAAGAGGTGATGGCGGTGCTGCCGCCTCGCGAATAG
- the glyQ gene encoding glycine--tRNA ligase subunit alpha, producing the protein MTGPTFQELILTLNAYWAKQGCVLIQPLDLEVGAGTFHPATFLRALGPEPWNAAYVQPSRRPTDGRYGDNPNRLQRYYQFQVAMKPSPDNIVELYFDSLKALGIDPQVHDLRLVEDNWESPTLGAWGLGWEVWLNGMEVTQFTYFQQAGGLECKPVLGEITYGLERLCMYLQNCDNVYDLVWTHGPDGAPVTYGDVYHQNEVEQSTYNFEHANVEELFHRFDACEAEAMKLVGLNLPLPAYEQVMKASHSFNMLDARRAISVTERQRYILRVRTLAQAVAKAYFAQREALGFPGLKRGDAA; encoded by the coding sequence ATGACCGGACCGACGTTCCAGGAGCTGATCCTCACGCTCAACGCCTACTGGGCCAAGCAGGGCTGCGTGCTGATCCAGCCGCTGGACCTGGAAGTCGGTGCAGGCACCTTCCATCCGGCCACGTTCCTGCGCGCCCTCGGCCCCGAGCCGTGGAATGCCGCCTACGTGCAGCCGAGCCGCCGCCCGACCGATGGCCGCTACGGCGACAACCCCAACCGCCTGCAGCGCTACTACCAGTTCCAGGTGGCGATGAAGCCGAGCCCGGACAACATCGTCGAACTGTATTTCGACTCGCTCAAGGCGCTGGGCATCGATCCGCAGGTGCACGACCTGCGCCTGGTGGAGGACAACTGGGAGTCGCCGACACTCGGCGCCTGGGGCCTGGGCTGGGAGGTCTGGCTCAACGGCATGGAAGTCACCCAGTTCACCTATTTCCAGCAGGCCGGCGGCCTGGAGTGCAAGCCGGTGCTCGGCGAGATCACCTACGGTCTCGAGCGGCTGTGCATGTATCTGCAGAACTGCGACAACGTCTACGACCTGGTCTGGACGCACGGCCCGGACGGCGCGCCGGTGACCTACGGCGACGTCTATCACCAGAACGAGGTCGAACAGAGCACCTACAACTTCGAGCATGCGAACGTCGAGGAACTGTTCCACCGCTTCGACGCCTGCGAAGCCGAAGCGATGAAGCTGGTCGGGCTCAACCTGCCGCTGCCCGCCTACGAACAGGTCATGAAGGCCAGCCACAGTTTCAACATGCTCGATGCGCGGCGCGCGATCAGCGTGACCGAGCGGCAGCGCTACATCCTGCGCGTGCGCACGCTGGCGCAGGCGGTGGCGAAGGCGTATTTCGCGCAGCGCGAAGCGCTGGGATTCCCGGGGCTCAAGCGGGGGGATGCGGCATGA